The following are encoded in a window of Arthrobacter sp. OAP107 genomic DNA:
- the pth gene encoding aminoacyl-tRNA hydrolase: MTDTWLIVGLGNPGPEYSGNRHNVGQMVLDELAARIGGKFKAHKARALVVEGRLGIGGPRVVLAKPGTYMNVSGGPVSALARFYDVEPSRVVAVHDEIDIPFNTVKLKIGGGEGGHNGLRDISKTLATKDYLRVRVGVGRPPGRMDTADYVLRDFGTAEKKELPFLLDDAADAVELLIREGLTAAQQQFHTARV, translated from the coding sequence ATGACTGACACCTGGCTGATCGTAGGCCTTGGCAACCCCGGACCCGAGTACAGCGGCAACCGCCACAACGTCGGCCAGATGGTGCTGGACGAGCTGGCCGCGCGGATCGGCGGGAAGTTCAAGGCGCACAAGGCCAGGGCCCTCGTCGTCGAAGGACGGCTGGGCATCGGCGGTCCCCGCGTGGTGCTGGCGAAGCCCGGCACGTACATGAACGTCTCCGGCGGTCCGGTGTCTGCGCTCGCCAGGTTTTACGACGTTGAACCGTCCCGCGTGGTGGCCGTCCATGACGAGATCGACATCCCCTTTAACACGGTGAAGCTGAAGATCGGCGGCGGCGAAGGCGGCCACAACGGCCTAAGGGATATCTCCAAGACCCTCGCCACCAAGGACTACCTCCGCGTCCGGGTGGGAGTCGGCCGTCCGCCGGGCCGGATGGACACCGCGGACTACGTCCTGCGGGACTTCGGCACCGCGGAAAAGAAGGAATTGCCCTTCCTGCTCGATGACGCAGCGGACGCCGTCGAGCTCCTGATCAGGGAGGGCCTGACCGCCGCGCAGCAGCAGTTCCACACCGCCAGGGTGTAG
- a CDS encoding LuxR C-terminal-related transcriptional regulator: MSNSSSPNSASPNSSSHGASSNGRGAKAESELRQLTGRREAIEHVCTIIRSRASQAVYLMAGPGVGKTSVTDAVREKLAGEMTVLRIHGSSSLAKVPYGVLAPYTSGLAPEEADSPVAVLRAVWAHFQELKGSSGVKGGADAPVLLVVDDAHHLDDATASMVVDMTSAGWATVLAAGRPRPGLPQPLNQLWYDGLAERIDLRPLSGEQVREVVEHALQGMVPVSTVQSLWSCSGGNPLLLDCLLSDATAAGILVQRNGIWVLLGPLPADGPRLSELVVKDLLRRTPEEQDALKVIALAEPVPRGLIEDVCGAGVVRSLLDNQVVSESAATHTELRLTHPILGESTRRQVSVSRSLQLRQKLEAHLDPAAASAEGRLRMVEWSLECGLDVPDRDLLDAGRLAATTFNNAGARLMASHVRAPELQAHALSITARAHFNEGKYREAAELLDSCWLDLAGDPEAPQVLMLRASSHMALGKSVPSLRAESRHQLEEAGIAPDGAWQDRIHSLLEMAAAGDHEGISAVITALGTADPETSSSVEATQHAVAQALLAQALVAAGRSHQAHAAAAAAGPFLPALSGGLYFFNEFVLTRLAISTLAAGNWESAEHELSGYPAQRTEGASTFGGGIQALRGLGLLRQGQLERAYQILLPAVEALRVNDPLQEFRFGSSLAFYAAARLGDTTQAKRLEQDFISARHASGPGCDAVAEAYAAAAAEYLDRKGSGLDRLRELADSESVKDHPGTRMECLILCSDLGERSLVPELAALAATVEGRWAAGWRQLAQAWASEDADTLMDTAAALEEAGLLNLAREAYARAGALLDAAGERRRARQAIAHREKCDQELGERFRESPFVASVPSVHLTRRERDIVELAVQGLSDREIAQQLMVSVRTVEGHLYRSYVKLGVRRRDELALALPKK, encoded by the coding sequence TTGTCTAACAGCTCCTCACCGAACAGCGCTTCGCCCAACTCTTCGTCCCACGGTGCCTCGTCCAATGGCCGCGGCGCCAAGGCGGAGTCGGAACTCCGCCAGCTGACCGGCCGCCGTGAAGCGATTGAGCATGTCTGCACCATCATCCGCAGCCGTGCCAGCCAGGCCGTCTACCTGATGGCCGGCCCGGGTGTCGGAAAGACATCGGTGACGGATGCCGTGCGCGAGAAGCTGGCGGGCGAGATGACTGTGCTCCGCATCCATGGCAGCTCTTCGTTGGCCAAGGTCCCTTACGGCGTGCTGGCTCCCTACACCTCCGGACTCGCCCCCGAGGAAGCAGACTCACCGGTCGCGGTGTTGCGGGCCGTCTGGGCCCACTTCCAGGAGCTGAAAGGAAGCAGCGGCGTCAAGGGCGGCGCCGACGCCCCCGTGCTCCTGGTGGTGGATGACGCGCACCACCTCGATGACGCCACCGCCAGCATGGTCGTGGACATGACCTCAGCCGGCTGGGCGACCGTACTGGCAGCCGGGCGGCCGCGGCCGGGCCTGCCCCAGCCCCTGAACCAGCTCTGGTACGACGGCCTGGCCGAACGCATCGATCTGCGGCCGCTCAGCGGCGAGCAGGTCAGGGAGGTCGTGGAACACGCCCTGCAGGGTATGGTTCCGGTCAGTACCGTCCAGTCGCTGTGGTCTTGTTCAGGCGGCAATCCGCTGCTCCTCGACTGCCTGCTGAGCGATGCAACAGCCGCCGGGATCCTCGTCCAGCGGAACGGGATCTGGGTGCTGCTCGGACCCTTGCCGGCCGACGGACCCAGGCTTTCGGAGCTCGTGGTCAAGGATCTGCTCCGGAGGACGCCGGAAGAGCAGGATGCGCTCAAGGTGATCGCCCTGGCCGAGCCGGTGCCCAGGGGCCTGATCGAGGACGTCTGCGGCGCCGGCGTCGTGCGTTCCCTGCTGGACAACCAGGTGGTGTCCGAATCAGCCGCGACGCACACCGAGCTGCGTCTCACGCACCCGATCCTGGGCGAATCGACGCGGCGCCAGGTGTCCGTCTCGCGGAGCCTGCAGTTGCGGCAGAAGCTTGAGGCCCATCTGGATCCCGCCGCTGCCAGCGCGGAGGGCAGGCTGCGGATGGTCGAATGGTCGCTGGAGTGCGGCCTCGACGTGCCGGACCGGGACCTGCTGGACGCCGGCCGGCTGGCTGCGACCACGTTCAACAACGCCGGCGCACGGCTCATGGCCAGCCACGTGCGGGCGCCGGAGCTGCAGGCCCATGCGCTCTCCATCACCGCGCGGGCCCACTTCAATGAAGGGAAGTACCGCGAGGCCGCCGAACTCCTTGACAGCTGCTGGCTTGACCTCGCGGGAGACCCGGAAGCACCGCAGGTCCTCATGCTCAGGGCGTCCTCCCACATGGCACTGGGAAAGTCAGTGCCGTCGCTGAGGGCTGAATCGCGCCACCAGCTGGAAGAGGCCGGGATCGCCCCGGACGGTGCCTGGCAGGACAGAATCCACAGCCTGCTGGAGATGGCCGCCGCCGGCGACCACGAAGGCATCAGCGCCGTCATCACGGCCCTGGGCACCGCCGATCCGGAAACGTCCTCGAGCGTCGAAGCAACGCAGCACGCCGTGGCGCAGGCCCTGCTTGCCCAGGCGCTGGTCGCCGCCGGAAGGTCACACCAGGCACATGCCGCAGCCGCGGCCGCAGGCCCCTTCCTGCCGGCGCTCAGCGGCGGCCTGTACTTCTTCAACGAGTTTGTCCTGACCCGGCTGGCCATCAGCACCCTCGCCGCCGGCAACTGGGAGTCCGCCGAGCACGAACTGTCCGGTTATCCCGCACAGCGCACCGAGGGCGCTTCGACCTTTGGTGGTGGAATCCAGGCACTGCGCGGCTTGGGACTGCTCCGGCAGGGGCAGCTGGAGCGCGCCTACCAGATCCTCCTTCCTGCTGTTGAGGCGCTACGTGTCAATGACCCGCTGCAGGAGTTCAGGTTCGGCTCGTCGCTTGCCTTTTACGCCGCAGCACGGTTGGGCGACACCACGCAGGCAAAGCGGCTCGAACAGGACTTCATTTCGGCCAGGCATGCCAGCGGTCCCGGCTGCGATGCCGTCGCGGAAGCCTATGCGGCGGCCGCGGCCGAGTACCTCGACAGGAAGGGCAGCGGACTGGACAGGCTCCGTGAGCTCGCGGATTCCGAGTCAGTGAAGGACCATCCCGGAACCAGGATGGAGTGCCTTATCCTTTGCTCGGATCTCGGCGAACGGTCGCTGGTGCCGGAACTCGCCGCCCTCGCCGCCACCGTTGAGGGCCGGTGGGCCGCCGGCTGGCGGCAGCTGGCCCAGGCCTGGGCCTCGGAGGACGCCGACACTCTCATGGACACCGCCGCCGCCCTGGAGGAAGCCGGCCTGCTGAACCTCGCGCGCGAGGCGTATGCCAGGGCCGGGGCCCTGCTGGACGCCGCGGGGGAGCGGCGCCGCGCCCGCCAGGCGATCGCCCACCGGGAGAAGTGCGATCAGGAGCTCGGTGAGCGGTTCCGGGAAAGCCCGTTCGTTGCCTCTGTCCCCAGTGTCCACCTGACCCGGCGCGAGCGGGACATCGTGGAGCTGGCCGTGCAGGGCCTCTCCGACCGCGAGATCGCCCAGCAGCTGATGGTGTCCGTGCGGACCGTCGAGGGGCATCTGTACCGCAGCTACGTCAAGCTCGGCGTCCGCCGGCGTGACGAGCTCGCGCTGGCCCTTCCGAAAAAGTAG
- a CDS encoding ribose-phosphate diphosphokinase has protein sequence MTEITAHGEKKLVLAAGRAHPELAREIAKELGTELLPVDAYDFANGEIYVRAGESVRGTDAFVIQAHPAPLNNWLMEQLIMIDSLKRASAKRITVVSPFYPYSRQDKKGRGREPISARLVADMYKTAGADRIMSVDLHTAQIQGFFDGPVDHLMAIPLLADYIRTRVSADNITVVSPDTGRVRVAEQWAERLGGAPLAFVHKSRDLTVPNQAVSKTVVGQIEGRTCVLIDDMIDTGGTISGAVQVLKNAGAKDVIIAATHAIFSDPAARRLSESGAREVVVTNTLPITAEKQFPELTVLSIAPLIARAIREVFDDGSVTSLFDGNA, from the coding sequence ATGACCGAAATTACGGCTCACGGCGAGAAGAAACTGGTGCTCGCCGCAGGGCGTGCACACCCGGAGCTTGCCCGGGAGATCGCCAAGGAGCTGGGCACGGAACTGCTGCCTGTGGACGCCTACGACTTCGCCAACGGCGAGATCTACGTCCGCGCCGGGGAGAGCGTCCGCGGAACCGACGCCTTCGTCATCCAGGCTCACCCCGCACCGCTGAACAACTGGCTCATGGAACAGCTGATCATGATCGATTCGCTGAAGCGTGCCTCCGCCAAGCGGATCACCGTGGTCTCGCCGTTCTACCCGTACTCGCGCCAGGACAAGAAGGGCCGCGGCCGCGAGCCGATCTCCGCCCGCCTCGTGGCCGACATGTACAAGACGGCCGGCGCCGACCGCATCATGAGCGTGGACCTGCACACCGCGCAGATCCAGGGCTTCTTCGACGGCCCGGTGGACCACCTCATGGCCATCCCGCTGCTCGCCGACTACATCCGCACCCGCGTCAGCGCCGACAACATCACCGTCGTCTCGCCGGACACCGGCCGCGTGCGCGTGGCTGAACAGTGGGCCGAACGCCTCGGCGGCGCGCCGCTGGCATTCGTCCACAAGAGCCGCGACCTGACCGTGCCCAACCAGGCCGTGTCCAAGACCGTGGTGGGCCAGATCGAAGGCCGCACCTGCGTGCTGATCGATGACATGATCGACACCGGCGGAACCATCTCCGGCGCCGTGCAGGTGCTCAAGAACGCCGGTGCCAAGGACGTCATCATCGCCGCCACACACGCCATTTTTTCCGATCCCGCCGCCCGGCGGCTCTCCGAGTCCGGCGCCCGCGAAGTTGTGGTCACCAACACGCTGCCCATTACCGCGGAGAAGCAGTTCCCGGAACTCACCGTGCTGTCCATCGCCCCGCTCATCGCCCGGGCCATCCGGGAAGTGTTCGACGACGGATCGGTCACCAGCCTTTTCGACGGCAACGCCTAA
- a CDS encoding 50S ribosomal protein L25/general stress protein Ctc produces the protein MSEQKLAAEARTEFGKGFARRARAAGQIPAVIYGHGAEPIHITLPAKATTLAVRTANALLSLDLNGEGHLALVKDVQRDPIKQIIEHIDLLTVRSGEKVTVDVPVHVVGETAPGTVHNLELTVVSLEAEATHLPESVEVNIEGRAAGEHIHASDLVLPKGAVLLADAEALVVNISEATAQAEEGEAEEAAAEAAPAEAAAAE, from the coding sequence ATGTCTGAGCAGAAGCTCGCAGCAGAAGCACGCACCGAATTCGGCAAGGGCTTCGCCCGCCGCGCCCGCGCCGCCGGCCAGATCCCCGCCGTGATCTACGGCCACGGCGCAGAGCCCATCCACATCACCCTGCCGGCCAAGGCCACCACCCTCGCGGTGCGCACCGCCAACGCCCTGCTGTCCCTGGACCTCAACGGTGAAGGCCACCTGGCCCTCGTCAAGGACGTCCAGCGCGACCCGATCAAGCAGATCATCGAGCACATCGACCTCCTGACCGTGCGCTCGGGCGAGAAGGTCACCGTGGACGTTCCCGTACACGTCGTGGGCGAAACCGCTCCCGGCACCGTACACAACCTCGAACTCACCGTCGTCTCCCTCGAGGCGGAGGCAACCCACCTGCCCGAGTCCGTCGAGGTGAACATCGAGGGCCGCGCCGCCGGCGAGCACATCCACGCCTCCGACCTCGTGCTCCCCAAGGGCGCCGTCCTGCTGGCCGACGCCGAGGCCCTGGTGGTCAACATCTCCGAGGCCACCGCACAGGCCGAAGAGGGCGAAGCAGAGGAAGCCGCAGCAGAAGCTGCTCCGGCCGAAGCAGCTGCTGCCGAGTAA
- the sufU gene encoding Fe-S cluster assembly sulfur transfer protein SufU produces MSLDQLYQQIILDHSKARHGSGLAATAAPDGASTGQSHQLNPVCGDEVTLRVAVDHGTVTQLAWDGAGCSISMASASVLSDLAEGMTVDELRAVIGNFREVLRSRGKIPADPEILGDAAAFEGVARYAARVKCAMISWVAAEDALNQAA; encoded by the coding sequence ATGAGCCTCGACCAGCTTTACCAGCAGATCATCCTCGACCACTCCAAGGCCCGGCACGGCAGCGGACTGGCTGCAACGGCTGCCCCTGACGGTGCTTCCACCGGCCAGTCGCACCAGCTCAACCCCGTATGCGGCGACGAGGTCACCCTGCGCGTGGCCGTGGACCACGGCACGGTCACGCAGCTGGCATGGGACGGGGCAGGCTGCTCCATTTCCATGGCGTCCGCCTCCGTGCTGAGCGATCTCGCCGAGGGCATGACGGTGGACGAGCTCCGCGCGGTGATCGGGAACTTCCGCGAGGTGCTGCGCTCCCGCGGAAAAATCCCGGCCGACCCGGAAATCCTGGGCGACGCCGCCGCCTTCGAAGGCGTGGCCCGCTACGCCGCGAGGGTAAAGTGCGCCATGATCTCCTGGGTCGCGGCAGAGGACGCCCTGAACCAGGCGGCCTGA
- a CDS encoding SufS family cysteine desulfurase: MAVVSTPTTLTRALSAMDNAEVLRIRNDFPVLNQTVNGRPLIYLDSGATSQNPLSVIEAEQEFYEQRNAAVHRGAHHLAVEATEVFEDARQTVADFVGADYEEIVWTSNATEGLNVVSYALSNAALWAAQGRGDSKLRDLALGPGDEIVVTEMEHHANLIPWQELAYRTGATLRHIPLDDAGVLRMDAAADIVGERTRLLAFTHASNVLGTINPVSELVALARRAGALVVLDACQSAPHLALDVKQLDVDFAVFSGHKMLGPTGVGVLYGKQKLLDVLPPVLTGGSMITTVTMERAEYLPAPQRFEAGTQKISQAVALAAAVNYLTETGIDRVHRWESELGQRMVAGLEAIDGVRVLGPAAGQDRIGLAAFDVAGVHAHDVGQFLDARGIAVRVGHHCAQPLHRRLGLTATTRASAYLYNTTDDVDEFLDAVSGVRAYFRA, from the coding sequence TTGGCCGTAGTATCAACGCCAACCACGCTGACGCGTGCCCTTTCTGCGATGGACAACGCCGAGGTCCTGCGGATCCGCAACGACTTTCCCGTGCTGAACCAGACGGTCAACGGCCGCCCGCTCATCTATCTTGATTCCGGCGCCACCTCGCAGAACCCGCTGAGCGTGATCGAGGCGGAACAGGAGTTCTACGAGCAGCGGAACGCTGCCGTGCACCGCGGAGCCCACCACCTTGCCGTCGAGGCCACCGAGGTGTTCGAGGACGCCCGGCAGACCGTCGCCGACTTTGTCGGGGCGGACTATGAGGAGATCGTCTGGACCTCCAATGCCACCGAGGGCCTGAACGTCGTCAGTTATGCGCTGTCCAACGCCGCCCTGTGGGCAGCCCAGGGGCGCGGCGACTCGAAGCTGCGGGACCTCGCCCTGGGGCCGGGCGACGAGATTGTGGTCACCGAGATGGAACACCACGCCAACCTGATTCCCTGGCAGGAACTGGCCTACCGGACAGGTGCCACCCTGCGGCACATCCCGCTGGACGACGCCGGGGTGCTGCGGATGGATGCGGCGGCGGACATCGTCGGGGAGCGCACCCGGCTGCTGGCGTTCACCCACGCCTCGAACGTGCTGGGCACCATTAACCCGGTCAGCGAACTCGTCGCACTCGCCCGGCGGGCAGGCGCCCTCGTGGTGCTGGATGCCTGCCAGTCGGCGCCGCACCTTGCACTGGACGTGAAGCAGCTGGATGTCGACTTCGCCGTGTTTTCCGGCCACAAGATGCTGGGGCCCACCGGCGTCGGAGTGCTGTACGGCAAGCAGAAGCTCCTGGACGTGCTCCCGCCGGTCCTGACCGGCGGTTCCATGATCACCACGGTGACCATGGAACGCGCGGAGTACCTCCCCGCGCCGCAGCGGTTCGAGGCCGGGACCCAGAAGATTTCACAGGCAGTGGCCCTGGCCGCCGCCGTCAACTACCTGACCGAAACAGGCATCGACCGGGTGCACCGCTGGGAGTCGGAGCTCGGCCAGCGGATGGTGGCAGGCCTGGAAGCCATCGACGGCGTGCGCGTGCTGGGTCCGGCCGCCGGCCAGGACCGCATCGGCCTGGCGGCCTTTGACGTTGCCGGCGTCCACGCCCACGACGTCGGCCAGTTCCTTGACGCCCGTGGCATCGCCGTCCGCGTGGGCCACCACTGCGCGCAGCCGCTGCACAGACGCCTGGGCCTGACAGCCACCACCCGGGCAAGCGCCTACTTGTACAACACCACCGACGACGTGGATGAATTCCTGGACGCCGTGTCCGGGGTCCGCGCCTACTTCCGGGCCTAG
- a CDS encoding LuxR C-terminal-related transcriptional regulator — protein MSIEPLSWGRGSTAGVLAGPAGVAGGTDLQRWSVPARSADLDAIRTALTDPESLGVVITGARGVGKSSLARTAVAELGPDVWTLQLRSPLTGSQTLYGCLAFLLARLPQSALASPTAILQGITSLIRSDAAGRDCVITLDTTGQIDDMSAGVILNIMLTHTARVIAIAPSTSDLPADFHWLLTDRRLTEVRLDNLNELQTRQVLLTLLGHRVSASLVSTYHAIVGGNPLLLKALVTEQQQSGNLVLSDSVWTLRDRVVLDGATGLDDIVRSRWSREDPETREVIEMLACARRVPLARLSEIYGTATVADMEDAGLLTVADTGDRWVSLREQYLGDVVRSWLSISRRRELRTLLLNGHEPELGALTMEERIEFAAWTRECQAELSPAMAVAAAEAAVQLFDPRFAISCVEGIKRTDDVWVDAQLYKATAYLLLDLPVQAMAALEDISQGQLDALDVEAFARVVAAKSRVMAWLPELCDKVPDELAAARKRLGVGVGVASTWPDPLGTAADAITLAEFEYKSFTGDYASMIGELEEAIDPAVSKDPAFRIQAALLLMQALSAVGREMDALQLMRRVGGQLSDAGPLTGLRERFAMTAFNVLLQAGQWRRCLELVGPPKGQEERRLAYRTSATELAAGIAYVFSGRGAVALDSLLSAVAQLELRPVLNMLQAAYAATAFAYAQIGNAGQAHKYLDRLRGARGHCNFGTLFVTEFCAGMAGRWLGDTDAVKHLLEAAHRDIDAGRYTLAGISLLGATVNGTDEDFRLMEEVAGRRQGTLAEISRLIAVGTRTKDAKVLLEGAHLCAELELDAVEARCVALAVDFARHSGDSASARVAQARLDSLTATVPSLPIVPSSGSPLLTARERQISRLAGRGVSNRDIALEMGVSVRTVEGHLYQVFTKLGVTSRGDLPGLV, from the coding sequence ATGTCAATTGAGCCACTGAGCTGGGGACGTGGGTCTACGGCGGGCGTGCTGGCGGGACCGGCAGGCGTTGCTGGCGGGACGGACCTCCAACGATGGTCGGTTCCGGCGCGCAGCGCAGACCTTGATGCCATCCGCACTGCGCTGACAGATCCCGAGTCCCTGGGCGTAGTTATCACCGGTGCCCGCGGTGTGGGGAAATCCTCGCTCGCCCGCACCGCGGTGGCCGAGCTGGGTCCAGACGTCTGGACGCTCCAGCTGCGCAGCCCGCTGACCGGCTCACAAACCTTGTACGGCTGCCTCGCGTTCCTCCTGGCCAGGCTCCCGCAGTCGGCATTGGCTTCCCCCACCGCCATCCTCCAGGGCATCACGTCCCTGATCCGGTCCGACGCCGCCGGCCGTGACTGCGTGATCACCCTGGACACCACAGGCCAGATCGACGACATGAGCGCCGGCGTCATCCTGAACATCATGCTGACGCACACCGCCCGCGTCATCGCCATCGCGCCCAGCACCAGCGACCTTCCCGCCGACTTCCACTGGCTGCTCACCGACCGCCGGCTCACGGAAGTCCGGCTGGACAACCTCAACGAACTTCAGACCCGGCAGGTGCTGCTGACGCTGCTGGGGCACCGCGTCTCGGCCTCGCTTGTAAGCACCTACCACGCCATTGTGGGCGGCAATCCGCTGCTGCTCAAGGCGCTCGTCACAGAGCAGCAGCAGTCCGGAAACCTCGTCCTGTCCGATTCCGTGTGGACGCTGCGGGACAGGGTAGTGCTCGACGGCGCCACCGGCCTGGATGACATCGTCCGGTCCCGCTGGTCCCGGGAAGATCCGGAAACCCGCGAGGTCATCGAGATGCTTGCCTGCGCGCGGCGGGTCCCGCTGGCCAGGCTGTCCGAAATCTACGGCACCGCCACCGTGGCCGACATGGAGGACGCCGGGTTGCTCACGGTGGCCGACACGGGGGACCGCTGGGTCTCCCTCCGCGAACAGTACCTTGGCGACGTCGTGCGCTCCTGGCTGAGCATCTCGCGCCGTCGTGAACTCCGGACCCTGCTGCTGAACGGCCACGAACCCGAGCTGGGTGCCCTGACCATGGAGGAGCGGATCGAGTTCGCCGCCTGGACCAGGGAATGCCAGGCCGAGCTCAGCCCTGCCATGGCGGTGGCGGCCGCGGAGGCGGCGGTGCAGCTGTTTGACCCGAGGTTCGCGATCTCCTGTGTCGAGGGCATCAAGAGGACGGACGACGTCTGGGTGGACGCGCAGCTGTACAAGGCAACCGCCTACCTGCTTCTCGACCTGCCGGTGCAGGCCATGGCCGCGCTGGAGGACATTTCCCAGGGTCAGCTGGATGCCCTTGATGTGGAGGCCTTCGCCCGTGTGGTGGCAGCCAAGAGCCGGGTCATGGCCTGGCTGCCTGAGCTGTGCGACAAGGTGCCGGACGAGCTTGCGGCCGCGCGGAAGCGACTTGGCGTTGGCGTGGGGGTGGCCTCCACCTGGCCGGATCCGTTGGGTACGGCCGCCGACGCCATCACCCTGGCCGAATTCGAATACAAGTCCTTCACCGGTGACTACGCCTCCATGATCGGGGAGCTGGAGGAGGCCATCGACCCTGCAGTCAGTAAGGACCCTGCCTTCAGGATCCAGGCAGCCCTGCTCCTGATGCAGGCCCTGTCGGCTGTCGGCCGGGAAATGGACGCCCTCCAGCTGATGCGCCGCGTCGGCGGGCAGCTCTCGGATGCCGGGCCGCTGACCGGGCTGCGGGAACGGTTCGCGATGACGGCATTCAACGTCCTGCTGCAGGCCGGCCAGTGGCGGCGGTGCCTCGAGCTCGTGGGGCCGCCCAAGGGGCAGGAGGAGCGCCGGCTGGCCTACCGGACGTCCGCCACGGAGCTGGCCGCAGGCATCGCCTACGTTTTCTCCGGCCGCGGTGCGGTGGCCCTGGATTCGCTGCTGTCCGCCGTCGCCCAGCTCGAACTCCGCCCAGTGCTCAACATGCTGCAGGCCGCGTACGCCGCCACGGCCTTCGCCTACGCCCAGATCGGCAACGCCGGACAGGCGCACAAGTACCTCGACAGGCTCCGCGGGGCGCGCGGCCACTGCAACTTCGGCACCCTCTTCGTCACCGAGTTCTGCGCGGGCATGGCGGGGCGGTGGCTGGGGGACACGGACGCCGTCAAGCACCTGCTCGAGGCGGCACACCGCGACATCGATGCCGGCCGCTACACGCTGGCGGGCATCAGCCTGCTCGGGGCGACAGTGAACGGGACCGATGAGGACTTCCGCCTGATGGAGGAGGTCGCGGGCCGCCGCCAGGGTACCCTCGCCGAGATCTCACGCCTCATCGCCGTGGGCACCCGAACCAAGGACGCCAAGGTTCTCTTGGAGGGCGCGCACCTGTGTGCCGAACTTGAACTCGACGCCGTTGAGGCCCGGTGCGTCGCGCTCGCCGTCGACTTTGCCCGCCACTCCGGCGATTCCGCCTCTGCCCGGGTTGCCCAGGCCCGGCTGGACAGCCTCACCGCCACAGTGCCCAGCCTGCCGATCGTTCCCAGCAGCGGAAGCCCGCTCCTGACCGCGCGTGAACGCCAGATCTCGCGGCTGGCCGGCAGGGGAGTGTCCAACCGGGACATCGCCCTGGAGATGGGCGTATCCGTTCGAACGGTGGAGGGCCACCTGTACCAGGTCTTCACCAAGCTCGGCGTGACATCAAGGGGTGATCTGCCTGGCCTTGTCTAA